One Xenopus tropicalis strain Nigerian chromosome 8, UCB_Xtro_10.0, whole genome shotgun sequence genomic window carries:
- the zbtb43 gene encoding zinc finger and BTB domain-containing protein 43, producing MEAGSGAFRVEFPNFSSTILAKLNQQRQLGQLCDISVVVQGHLFRAHKAVLAASSPYFCDQVLLKNSRRVVLPDVMNPRVFENILLSSYTGRLSLPAHEIVSYLTAASFLQMWHVVDKCTELLEGNPTLLCQKANAGSDHQSPSSSNYNSLSEGFELGAVGPVDFRKGEEMRDVENEVESPKDDELSSQLTEHEYLPSNSSTEHDQLSTELTSQDGEEVASDSAEYHYTRPIYMKPSIMSHKRWIHVKPERFEQECEGMEAHPTFEDHISESINAGPLEPQIQSSGIGDTFDLCGKKPGDLEGHGKVTRYDEQVDFYGASMEEFTAERDDHLDAHGVENPSAPYGEGIEVAAGIKEETSPSGFTAVVYKLYPCQCGKSFTHKSQRDRHMSMHLGLRPYGCGVCGKKFKMKHHLVGHMKIHTGIKPYECNICGKRFMWRDSFHRHVTSCSKSYHASKVEPPAPADS from the coding sequence ATGGAGGCCGGTTCCGGTGCTTTCCGCGTCGAGTTCCCCAACTTCTCCAGCACCATTTTGGCCAAGTTGAACCAGCAGCGCCAGCTCGGGCAACTGTGCGACATCTCAGTGGTGGTCCAGGGCCACCTCTTCCGAGCACACAAAGCCGTGTTGGCGGCAAGCTCCCCTTACTTCTGTGACCAGGTTCTACTGAAGAACAGCAGGCGAGTGGTTTTGCCCGACGTCATGAACCCCCGAGTGTTCGAGAACATCCTCTTGTCCTCCTACACCGGGAGACTCTCGCTCCCCGCCCACGAGATCGTCAGTTACCTGACAGCGGCAAGCTTCCTTCAGATGTGGCACGTGGTCGACAAGTGTACGGAGCTGTTAGAAGGAAACCCGACTCTCTTATGTCAGAAGGCCAACGCTGGCAGCGACCACCAGTCTCCGAGCAGCAGCAACTACAACAGTCTGAGCGAAGGCTTCGAGCTCGGGGCGGTCGGGCCGGTGGATTTTCGGAAGGGCGAAGAGATGAGAGATGTCGAAAACGAGGTAGAAAGTCCTAAAGACGACGAGCTGTCGTCCCAACTCACCGAACACGAGTACCTGCCGAGCAACTCTTCGACCGAACACGACCAGCTCAGCACGGAGTTGACCAGCCAAGACGGAGAAGAAGTGGCCAGCGACAGTGCCGAATATCACTACACTCGGCCCATCTACATGAAACCGAGCATCATGTCCCACAAGAGATGGATCCACGTCAAACCAGAAAGGTTCGAGCAGGAGTGCGAAGGCATGGAAGCCCACCCTACTTTTGAAGACCACATTTCAGAGTCCATTAACGCCGGCCCCTTAGAACCCCAAATCCAGTCCTCCGGCATCGGCGACACGTTCGACCTTTGCGGCAAAAAGCCAGGGGACTTAGAAGGGCACGGCAAAGTGACACGTTACGACGAGCAAGTCGATTTTTACGGAGCTTCCATGGAAGAGTTCACCGCGGAGCGAGACGACCACCTCGACGCGCACGGAGTGGAAAACCCCTCCGCCCCCTACGGGGAAGGAATCGAGGTAGCCGCTGGGATTAAAGAAGAAACCTCTCCGTCCGGCTTCACCGCCGTCGTATACAAACTGTACCCCTGCCAGTGCGGCAAAAGCTTCACGCACAAAAGCCAACGGGATAGGCACATGAGCATGCATCTCGGCCTACGCCCTTACGGCTGTGGCGTCTGCGGCAAGAAATTTAAGATGAAGCACCACTTAGTCGGCCACATGAAGATCCACACAGGGATCAAGCCGTACGAGTGCAACATCTGTGGCAAACGCTTTATGTGGCGGGACAGCTTTCACCGGCACGTCACCTCGTGTTCCAAATCATATCATGCTTCGAAAGTGGAGCCGCCGGCACCGGCCGACAGCTAG